The Vitis riparia cultivar Riparia Gloire de Montpellier isolate 1030 chromosome 3, EGFV_Vit.rip_1.0, whole genome shotgun sequence genome segment GGTAGTATATGCCACTTAACACTGAATGTATGTCACTGCCGCCGCTGCTCATTACAAGATTGACAAGCTTGAATTTGCTTGAGCGACAGCGGTACCTCAACGTGATGGGTTTCATCTTTTAGAATCTGATTCATTGTTTTTAACTACATTTGAGccaatttttctgtttttttctgTCTTTTTCTTGCCAAAGtccaaaaattttatctttaacaaCTTTCATTTCAATGTGAAATTATTAATGGAAGCAATGGTTGCTATATGGGAAACTATGTAACCAATTTGAAATagtaaaagctctcatttctatacccttcatgttttttatttttaaaaatagaaaatactaTGAACTTATATATACTCTTatacaaaaattacaaaacttacccttgtttttttaaaaaaattacttcaaatattttcaaatttaaaataatgccTTATAAATGTCCTAagagtttttgtattttatattagaaGTTACTACTTACTACTAATGAAAATGTAtgattgttcttaaaaaaatttttttttttttggaaataaaaaataggaaaacatatttgaaagaAAGTACGGTGTTTTCTAAgcacatattttaattgtttttagttatttttttaaggctattttaaaaaataattagataaatatgaaaaatagttgcaagtaaaatattacataaaacttattttttaaaaatatttggaaataaagaaagcaaatttaaaatgtttcaagtttctaaatatttttttttaaaaagaaaatatcatagaactatttttgaaaatgcttctcaaaaaatagaaattgttcctaaaaaaaaaaaaaaactatgagtATGTTtggaagtattttttaaaacagtttttggaaATCTAAATTGTTCTTAACTCATTCTCTAGATTTTtacatatgttttaaaaaataacttttatatatttcactttatttttaaacattctCCATGTTTTAAAACAACactaaaaaaacaagtgaaaacaattaaatctgaaaacatcatatttttttaaagaattgaaaactgttttctattttctaattatcaaatatattttccagtttttttctatattaaagaatagaaaactattttaccaaacaagacttttatcttttcaaaaaaatcaattttcaaaaatgatcataaatagtttttcaaaatagtcAAACAAATCGCCTTTAATATTTACATTCAACTTAGAGGGtgtttagtaaatattttacaaataaatttattacttaaaattaatgaaaataagtataagttaaaatcaataaagataaatattagttaaaattaaaaagccTAAATATagcaattttataatttagaataaattaatttaactaaataaccttaatacttaaaaataaaaaataaattttaagtcgttaaataataaaaattaatttttaccaAACAGCctcaatcaatatttttaagttatttttattaaaaataagatactttttttatgtttaaaaagttagttcaattaaataaaattctctTTCCAAATGCAGTGGAAGGTCACTTTCCTTCTAAGACAAATTAAGTTGCAAAACTTAATTAAAGATTTCACTGGGAGTTCTGTCTGAAGAAGATGCACATGTTAATCATCCCTGACCATTGCAATTATGAGCCGTTCTTCCTCTCAGCTTGTAGAATACGCAACTTCTTTCAGCCATTCATTATCACAATATTTACCTGAAAACCAGGTGTTCCAGTATCTGGTAAAGGAATGAGCATGCTTGGAACAAAAGCTTGCCAAAAGAACCAGCCTTAAAGACTCAGTATTCCACAAAAACAATTCAACCACTTGACTTGGAAGCAACACTGAAAccataactatatatatatatatctcaacACCCTCATCCTCCTCATTCACACATATACTTATCTTACCCTTCTTCCTCATCAGCAATGGCTCTTCTTTCCTCATTTTCTAAGGTCTCCATCCTTGCTTTGTCTCTGTCCCTCCTTGCTTTTTCTTCTCTGGCTCGTGATTTTTCCATTGTGGGTTACTCGCCGGAGGACTTGACCTGCATAGATAAGCTCATTGCTCGCTTTGAATCATGGGTGTCGAAACATGGCAAAGTTTATAAGAGCATGGAAGAGAAGCTGCATAGGTTTGAGGTGTTCAGAGAAAACTTGAAACACATTGATGAGAGGAACAAGGAGGTGAGTAGCTACTGGCTTGGGCTGAATGAGTTTGCGGACTTGAGCCATGAAGAGTTTAAGAGCAAGTACTTGGGATTGAGAGCTGAGTTCCCCAGAAGTAGGGATTATTCTGGGGAATTCAGGTATAGAGATGTTGCTGATTTGCCGGAGTCTGTGGACTGGAGGAAGAAAGGAGCTGTTACCCATGTCAAGAACCAAGGTGCATGTGGtaagatctctctctctctctctctctctctctctcaatctaTGTGTTTCTTGTGTGTTGTTATGTGATGTTGATTAAGAAGCTTTCATGGTGAATGTGCAGGTAGTTGTTGGGCATTTTCAACAGTTGCTGCTGTTGAGGGCATCAACCAGATTGTGACAGGAAATCTAACGACACTGTCAGAGCAAGAGTTGATTGACTGTGACACAACCTTCAACAGTGGCTGCAATGGAGGCTTGATGGATTATGCATTTGCCTTCATAGCTTCCAATGGTGGCCTACACAAGGAGGATGATTACCCATATCTAATGGAGGAAGGCACTTGTGAGGAACAGAAGGTAAACATACAGACTGACTTCTAGTCTCAAGTTTATAGCGACATAGCAGAAACCAATCCAAAAGGTAGTTTTTGACCTGTGTTACATTTATTGTTATCTGCAGGAAGATGTGGATATTGTGACAATTAGTGGTTATGAAGACGTGCCAGAGAAGGATGAAGAGAGTCTCTTGAAGGCACTCGCTCACCAGCCACTCAGTGTCGCTATTGAGGCTTCAGGCAGAGATTTCCAGTTTTACAGCGGGGTAAGCAGTTTACTTCTTTTTGGCTCATCTTCTTCTCAATGCATCCTGAAATACGACTACAACACTAATTTGGTTCTGCAGGGAGTATTCAATGGGCCTTGTGGAACTGAACTGGATCATGGAGTGGCTGCTGTGGGATATGGCTCATCAAAGGGGTTGGATTACATCATTGTGAAGAACTCATGGGGACCAAAATGGGGTGAGAAAGGGTACATAAGGATGAAGAGAAATACAGGAAAAACTGAAGGGCTCTGTGGTATCAACAAAATGGCTTCTTACCCTACCAAAGATAACTGATCAATCGTTCTGGGCTTCCCTGCTAAACATAAATGTCATCATTCATTTTACCTATGTTAACCCTTTATATTTCTCCtgctgttttttctttttcctttttgtttttcattggATTGGTGAAGCTTAATTGTGTAAGCTACTGATGTTCATCAATCAAATTATGGAATTTCCAGACAAAGTACCTAAAACAATCAAAAGAATTGCAGCAAAGTTCATCCTTTCTAATAAACACAAGAGAAGTGTGTGTGTAcatgtgtgagagagagagagagagagacctaAAAAAACCCAAACAATTGCAATGAAGTTCATGCAATTTCCAAAGcataaaagaaaccaaaaacaatggtacaagagagagagaacagAGCAAAGTTCATGCAATTTCTAATAAATACAAGAGAAGCCTAAAAACAATCAGATGGAGCAGCTCTTCTTATGTATGTAAGGAGTTTTTCagcattttctttaatttattgataCTAAAACTTCAGCATAAGACATAAGTTCCACAAGGATAAAATACCTTGTGCTACATGGGTTGAAGGCTCCGATATAAATCAATTCgataaaaaatagtagtaagAATTGACATTAACTCAAAACTTCATTGTATTTGAAGACACAGTCATAAAGCCGCCCTCCAAGGAACTGGGCAACCTCTTGATGCTTCACCTATAAAGAGACAAGGAGAAAAGGTAAACAGAGACCGTCAGAAAATTAATGAATCTCAGTTAACTGAGTTTCTCAAAACAACAAGAACAATACGAGTAAAATCATTACCATTCCAATTTTGAGTGAATCACACTTAAATTGAGCATAAAGGTTTGTCTCTATTCCACGACCCTGCCAAAGGTAACGGAAGGTcaaatatacataagttgggAGTTTGAGCCTATTCAGCAATTAGCAATTAGCCATAATTTAATCAATCCAAGACGTAGACGATATAAACAGAAAGGCTATCAATATCTTTAGATTACAGTTTTTTCTGCTACTAGAGTCTAAATTATCCACTAACTCATCCTCTGAAGACTCAAAACATAGTGTGATCTAAAAAACTTTCCCTGCACAAAATTTTGTAGATACTAGTTATGCCTTGCCAATGCCAACCTCTTATTTGAGAAGTCATTTAAAGTGGGGAAATAAGGAAAATGTTTTATGAATCTACTGGCTGCTTACCATTCCTTCCAATATGACAAGGTCAGCATCACTAGCCAGGTAGGCAAGCTCTTGCGATATTCTTGTAAGATCAATAACCTGTAATGAGGGATAAGGAGAATGAGGTTATTATCATACAACTACGACGTCCAACAAGTTTCGGACATCAGAGAGAAAATCTCCACTTGTGACATAAATAAAGGGCAGCAGTTTGAGTTTCTTACCGGTAAATCATTACCAGAATTGGCAATCAAAAGATTAGAAGTATCAACACCCACCAGCTGCCCATTTTCATCCTTCAACTGGTAAATCACAATACTAAATTTCAGACTAAGCAAAGAAATGTTCATAATCATGGATGTGTAAGAAAGTACTCTTCATCACCTTTGCTATTATCTCAATTAGTTCAGGGTAAGTTACATCATTGATTGAAGGTAAATCGTTAGCTGCCAAGACAACCTGCATTAAGTCAACATGGAAACCATAAAAATAGTGAATAGTAATCTGGATAATTGATGCCAAAGAAACTCTGGAAATGAAGGTGGTGATTTAGTACTTGGagaccaaaaatgaaaaacattacCATGTGTGATTTGAGATAGTGTCACCAAAGATGGATTACAAATTTGCTTGagtattttattcatttatttttatgataggCCCTTTTTCTTTAGTTCAAATTTTTCCCTCCTGAGCattgaa includes the following:
- the LOC117911870 gene encoding cysteine protease XCP1 is translated as MALLSSFSKVSILALSLSLLAFSSLARDFSIVGYSPEDLTCIDKLIARFESWVSKHGKVYKSMEEKLHRFEVFRENLKHIDERNKEVSSYWLGLNEFADLSHEEFKSKYLGLRAEFPRSRDYSGEFRYRDVADLPESVDWRKKGAVTHVKNQGACGSCWAFSTVAAVEGINQIVTGNLTTLSEQELIDCDTTFNSGCNGGLMDYAFAFIASNGGLHKEDDYPYLMEEGTCEEQKEDVDIVTISGYEDVPEKDEESLLKALAHQPLSVAIEASGRDFQFYSGGVFNGPCGTELDHGVAAVGYGSSKGLDYIIVKNSWGPKWGEKGYIRMKRNTGKTEGLCGINKMASYPTKDN